A part of Aegilops tauschii subsp. strangulata cultivar AL8/78 chromosome 2, Aet v6.0, whole genome shotgun sequence genomic DNA contains:
- the LOC109760172 gene encoding alkylated DNA repair protein ALKBH8 homolog, with amino-acid sequence MAKSGYTRPPPVAEDAAALPAPIAVLYVANCGPAVGLTHDDVAAAFGAFGEVQGVSAADDSGARVIVRFREPAAAGAAMAALHGRPCGRLSGRVLHIRYSVPAPPKAPVAVSAPPVALSSSELGIPGIHLVQEFVSAAEEQELLAAVDSRPWKRLAKRRVQHYGYEFLYETRNVDSKQFLGELPSFVSKILEKIVTFPGVKNCTGKLVDQLTVNEYPCGVGLSPHIDTHSAFEEMIFSLSLAGPCIMEFRQYPKGSWRAPSVVSGTDEGSIQDPQCIRKAVFLPPRSMLLMSGEGRYAWHHYIPHHKIDDVAGQVIKRNSRRVSFTLRKVRMGLCECEYGQFCDSQSK; translated from the exons ATGGCCAAGTCTGGGTACACgcgcccgccgcccgtcgccgagGACGCCGCCGCGCTTCCCGCTCCCATCGCCGTCCTGTACGTGGCCAACTGCGGGCCGGCGGTGGGGCTGACCCACGACGACGTCGCCGCGGCCTTCGGCGCCTTCGGGGAGGTGCAGGGGGTCagcgccgccgacgacagcggcGCGCGCGTCATCGTCCGGTTCCGCGAGCCCGCCGCCGCGGGGGCCGCGATGGCCGCGCTCCACGGGCGCCCCTGCGGCCGCCTCTCCGGGCGCGTGCTGCACATACGCTACTCGGTGCCCGCCCCGCCCAAGGCCCCCGTCGCCGTCTCCGCTCCCCCGGTGGCCCTCTCGTCCTCGGAGCTCGGCATCCCGGGAATTCACCTGGTCCAGGAGTTCGTCAGTGCCGCCGAGGAACAG GAGCTTCTTGCAGCTGTGGATAGTAGGCCGTGGAAAAGGTTGGCGAAAAGGCGAGTTCAGCACTATGGttacgagtttctgtatgaa ACTAGGAATGTTGATTCGAAGCAGTTCTTGGGTGAATTGCCATCTTTTGTTTCGAAAATCCTTGAGAAAATTGTGACGTTCCCTGGCGTGAAGAATTGTACTGGCAAACTGGTGGATCAATTGACA GTAAACGAATATCCTTGTGGTGTAGGTTTGTCTCCACACATAGACACACACTCAGCATTCGAAGAAATGATTTTCAGTCTTTCCTTGGCTGGACCTTGCATTATGGAGTTCAGGCAATACCCCAAAGGCAGTTGGCGTGCTCCAAGTGTGGTCAGTGGAACTGATGAAGGTAGTATCCAGGATCCACAATGCATACGGAAAGCTGTATTTCTACCTCCTCGGTCAATGTTACTCATGTCTGGAGAAGGTCGATATGCTTGGCATCACTATATACCACACCATAAG ATTGATGATGTGGCTGGTCAAGTCATTAAAAGAAATTCGCGGCGGGTTTCCTTCACTTTACGAAAG GTGAGGATGGGTCTTTGCGAATGTGAATATGGCCAATTTTGTGATTCACAGAGCAAGTAA
- the LOC109760173 gene encoding pentatricopeptide repeat-containing protein At3g22150, chloroplastic: MAPTQCAVSPPPAPTNAANAAAAGGGGKGRTQLAVAQVKKLCKQGRLEQARRLLLDALPRPPPTLLCNVLLIAYVAAALPDHALRLYALLNHAARPAPRSDHYTYSCALTACARSRRLRLGRSVHAHLLRRARSLPDTAVLRNSLLNLYASCARYRHGRVDVVRRLFDAMPKKNVVSWNTLFGWYVKTGRPDEALEMFVRMLEDGVRPTPVSFVNVFPAAGSGDPSWPFLLYGLVIKHGVEYVNDLFVVSSAIGMFSEIGDMRSARIVFDRAAKKNIEVWNTMITGYVQNGQFSEAMDLFIQIVGSKEVPSDVVTFLSAVTAASQSQDVRLGQQLHGYLMKGMHSTLPVILGNALVVMYSRCGNVQTAFELFDRLPEKDIVSWNTMITAFVQNDFDLEGLLLVYQMQKSGFIPDTVTLTAVLSAASNTGDLQIGKQSHGYLIRHGIEGEGLESYLIDMYAKSGRIDMAQTVFDGYGNNRDEVTWNAMIAGYTQGGQPEQAVLAFRAMIEAGVEPTSVTLASVLPACDPVGGGVCAGKQIHSFALRHSLDTNVFVGTALVDMYSKCGEISAAENVFGGMTEKTTVTYTTMISGLGQHGFGERALSLFYSMRDKGLKPDAVTFLAAISACNYSGLVDEGLSLYRSMETFGLSATPQHHCCIVDLLAKAGRVDEAYDFVESLGEDGNFIAIWGSLLASCKTQGKMELAAWATEKVLNIEKQYGHAGYNVLLSQLFAAEGNWSSADGLRKEMRLRGLRKEAGSTWIKVQSAALQDRSVERNQKQNCPENDHMFSMLDADTSYSTDAII; this comes from the coding sequence ATGGCTCCTACTCAGTGCGCCGTCTCACCGCCACCCGCCCCCACCAATGCCGCcaatgccgccgccgccggaggcgGAGGCAAGGGCAGGACGCAGCTGGCGGTGGCGCAGGTGAAGAAGCTCTGCAAGCAGGGGCGGCTCGAGCAGGCGCGGCGGCTGCTGCTGGACGCGCTGCCGCGCCCGCCGCCGACGCTGCTCTGCAACGTGCTCCTCATCGCCTACGTCGCCGCCGCGCTCCCGGACCACGCGCTCCGCCTCTACGCGCTCCTCAACCACGCCGCCCGCCCCGCGCCCCGCTCCGACCACTACACCTACTCGTGCGCGCTCACcgcctgcgcccgctcccgccgCCTGCGCCTCGGGAGGTCCGTCCACGCGCACCTCCTCCGCCGCGCCCGCTCGCTCCCGGACACCGCCGTCCTCCGCAACTCGCTGCTCAACCTCTACGCCTCCTGCGCGAGGTACCGGCACGGCCGCGTCGATGTCGTCCGCAGGCTGTTCGACGCAATGCCTAAGAAGAACGTCGTTTCGTGGAACACCCTCTTTGGCTGGTACGTCAAGACGGGACGCCCCGATGAAGCCCTGGAGATGTTCGTGCGCATGCTGGAGGACGGCGTCAGGCCCACGCCGGTCAGCTTCGTGAACGTCTTCCCGGCGGCGGGGAGCGGCGATCCCAGCTGGCCATTCTTGCTCTATGGTTTGGTGATAAAGCATGGGGTGGAGTATGTCAATGATCTCTTCGTTGTCAGCTCCGCAATCGGCATGTTCTCTGAGATTGGGGATATGCGGTCGGCTCGGATAGTGTTTGACCGTGCTGCCAAGAAGAACATTGAGGTTTGGAACACGATGATCACTGGGTACGTGCAGAATGGGCAGTTTTCTGAAGCCATGGATCTCTTTATCCAGATAGTGGGGTCAAAAGAGGTTCCGTCTGATGTTGTGACTTTCTTGTCAGCCGTCACAGCGGCGTCGCAGTCACAAGATGTCAGGCTGGGCCAGCAACTGCATGGCTACTTGATGAAAGGAATGCACAGCACACTGCCTGTGATACTAGGTAATGCGCTTGTCGTGATGTACTCGAGATGCGGCAATGTTCAGACTGCATTTGAACTGTTTGATCGGTTGCCAGAGAAGGACATTGTTTCCTGGAACACCATGATCACTGCTTTTGTGCAAAATGATTTTGACTTGGAGGGCCTGTTGCTCGTTTATCAGATGCAGAAATCAGGTTTCATTCCTGATACGGTGACATTGACTGCAGTGCTATCTGCAGCATCAAATACAGGAGACCTTCAGATTGGTAAACAGTCGCATGGGTATCTCATCAGGCATGGCATTGAGGGCGAAGGCTTGGAGAGCTATCTGATAGACATGTACGCCAAGTCTGGCCGCATAGACATGGCTCAGACAGTGTTTGATGGCTATGGGAATAACAGAGATGAAGTCACTTGGAATGCCATGATAGCAGGATACACACAGGGTGGCCAGCCTGAACAGGCAGTCTTAGCATTCCGGGCAATGATCGAGGCAGGTGTGGAACCTACTTCAGTGACACTTGCTTCAGTGCTTCCTGCCTGTGACCCCGTTGGAGGGGGTGTATGTGCAGGGAAGCAGATACATAGTTTTGCGCTGCGCCATTCTCTGGATACCAATGTCTTTGTAGGTACAGCTCTTGTCGACATGTACTCCAAGTGTGGGGAGATTTCTGCTGCAGAGAATGTCTTTGGTGGCATGACTGAGAAGACCACTGTCACCTATACGACAATGATCTCTGGTCTTGGCCAGCACGGTTTCGGCGAGAGAGCACTATCCCTCTTCTACTCGATGAGAGACAAGGGGTTAAAGCCTGACGCCGTGACCTTCCTGGCGGCCATTTCAGCATGTAATTACTCTGGACTCGTCGACGAAGGTCTTTCTTTGTACAGGTCAATGGAAACATTTGGGCTTTCAGCTACCCCTCAGCACCATTGCTGTATCGTGGATTTGTTGGCTAAAGCCGGGAGGGTGGACGAGGCATACGACTTTGTAGAAAGCCTGGGTGAGGATGGAAACTTCATTGCCATCTGGGGATCACTTCTTGCATCCTGCAAAACGCAGGGCAAGATGGAGTTGGCAGCATGGGCGACTGAGAAGGTGCTCAACATCGAGAAGCAGTATGGTCACGCAGGCTACAATGTTTTGCTGTCGCAGCTATTTGCTGCTGAAGGTAACTGGAGTAGCGCTGATGGTCTGAGAAAGGAGATGAGATTGAGGGGGTTGAGGAAAGAGGCTGGTTCTACTTGGATCAAAGTCCAGAGTGCAGCATTGCAGGACAGATCTGTGGAGAGAAACCAAAAGCAAAATTGCCCCGAAAATGATCACATGTTCTCGATGCTGGATGCAGATACTTCTTACAGTACAGACGCAATCATTTAA
- the LOC109760171 gene encoding dual specificity protein kinase YAK1 homolog, whose translation MEGSGRQGKGGAPAWAPSEGTVFRPFVAAAGAAEPSPSGSGSGVAARISKLHGVKRKPCVARLTADIINTFERCHPEFKYSETLNPKRFLTHPSTPAHNDGVDNANWDLILYVNLELVNKTSNRRFIVKEMLGQGTFGQVVKCWDTETNKYVAVKVIKNQPAFYQQAIMEVSLLRTLNQKFDPDDKHNIVRMLDYLSFQNHLCIAFEMLGQNLYELLKRNHLRGLKVQFVQAFSKQILDAMIVMRDGGIIHCDLKPENILLAPTAKTAAAVKVIDFGSACLEGKTVYSYIQSRYYRSPEVLLGYPYTTAIDMWSFGCIVAELFIGLPLFPGASEYDVLKRMLKILGGQPPDDLLREAKNTAKFFKHVGSGYLGIGAHDGPGTAYRMLSEDEVEGRETKRPKLGKWYFPQQRLDQLIYTYPWDNTKLPETEKADRVLLVDFLRGLLEFDPNKRWSPFQASGHPFITGEPFIGPYEPVSETPRIPVAHAAAVDHNPGGGHWLVAGLSPQVGSANRCLPPNNPYPPKMPFSYGSSYGSLGSHGSYAGNAGLASSYGSYGDVNNANMYYSPLGPSGFSHVSSSPDIRLRPRLSYDRGIRLSPGSMGPMSLGASPSQFTPPNYQMHTPANSTGKHGSGSPASGGIHGSPLGKAAPVGQYSRRKNMPMPPHEYTSQHGQGRHGDGVSFSHSDAYIRGHAGYSQHSLPSSGHSSWRPQITSRSGFSMEASSSHGPSQAYSSHNAPPLPSFDALPDTSAPSTLDPSDWDPNYSDESLLQEDNSLSADLSSNLHLRDATGQPGGSARSTRAQSHNFASSNPLPTSQSYGAGQQLHSGSHGRSTRPTVPLSYGGFNPPNYPQQSLRGRHGHQFLQPRYNQPTNSHMRPPMGSHQSGQPAWPPYGMGEGVPWGGTGVHPFTTGGLPSSLPRKDYGSIF comes from the exons ATGGAGGGGAGCGGCAGGCAGGGGAAGGGCGGGGCGCCGGCGTGGGCGCCCAGCGAGGGCACGGTGTTCCGGCCCTTCGTCGCGGCCGCAGGGGCGGCTGAGCCGTCCCCGTCGGGGTCGGGCAGTGGCGTTGCCGCACGCATAAGCAAGCTTCATGGCGTCAAGAGGAAACCG TGCGTTGCAAGGCTAACGGCGGACATCATTAACACTTTTGAAAGATGCCACCCCGAGTTTAAGTACTCAGAGACACTAAACCCAAAGCGCTTTCTCACCCATCCTTCAACCCCAGCCCACAATGATGGAGTTGATAATGCAAATTGGGACCTCATATTGTATGTCAACCTGGAGTTGGTCAACAAGACATCAAATCGGAG GTTCATTGTCAAGGAAATGCTTGGCCAAGGCACGTTTGGCCAAGTTGTGAAATGCTGGGACACAGAAACCAACAAGTATGTTGCTGTGAAGGTTATAAAAAACCAGCCCGCGTTTTATCAGCAGGCCATCATGGAGGTTTCACTGTTGCGAACG CTAAATCAGAAATTTGATCCTGATGATAAGCACAACATTGTCCGAATGCTAGATTATCTCTCATTCCAAAATCACCTGTGTattgcctttgaaatgcttggtcAAAATCT GTATGAGCTTTTAAAAAGGAATCATTTAAGAGGATTGAAAGTGCAATTTGTACAGGCCTTCTCAAAACAG ATATTAGATGCCATGATAGTGATGAGAGATGGTGGCATCATTCACTGCGATCTGAAACCAGAAAATATCCTCTTAGCTCCGAC TGCAAAAACAGCTGCAGCAGTGAAAGTTATCGATTTTGGATCAGCATGCCTGGAGGGTAAAACTGTGTACTCATACATCCAG AGCCGCTATTACAGGTCTCCAGAAGTTCTCCTTGGCTATCC ATATACTACTGCGATTGATATGTGGTCATTTGGTTGCATAGTTGCTGAACTGTTTATAGGACTACCCTTATTTCCTGGGGCATCAGAATATGATGTGCTTAAGCGTATGCTAAAGATTCTCGG GGGGCAACCACCAGATGACTTGCTAAGGGAAGCTAAGAATACTGCTAAATTTTTTAAACATGTTGGAAGTGGTTATCTGGGTATTGGGGCACATGATGGCCCTGGCACTGCATACAGAATGTTAAGTGAAGACGAGGTCGAGGGG AGGGAGACCAAAAGGCCGAAATTAGGGAAATGGTACTTCCCACAGCAAAGGTTGGACCAACTAATATATACCTATCCTTGGGACAATACAAAATTGCCAG AGACAGAAAAAGCAGATCGCGTGCTGTTAGTTGATTTCTTGAGGGGACTTCTTGAATTTGATCCAAATAAGCGATGGTCGCCATTTCAG GCGTCAGGCCATCCATTCATTACAGGCGAACCTTTTATTGGTCCATATGAGCCTGTCTCTGAGACTCCAAGAATT CCTGTTGCTCATGCTGCAGCAGTTGATCACAACCCAGGAGGAGGTCACTGGTTAGTTGCAGGTCTTTCCCCTCAG GTTGGAAGTGCGAACAGATGTCTACCTCCTAATAACCCCTATCCTCCAAAAATGCCTTTTTCTTATGGGAGTAGTTATGGAAGCCTTGGTAGCCATGGTAGCTATGCTGGCAATGCCGGTCTTGCTAGCAGCTATGGAAGCTATGGTGATGTTAATAATGCCAACATGTATTACTCACCATTAGGTCCTTCTGGATTTTCACATGTTAGCTCTAGTCCAGATATTAGGCTGAGACCTCGTCTCTCTTATGATAGAGGCATTCGATTGAGCCCTGGAAGTATGGGGCCTATGTCTCTTGGTGCCAGTCCATCACAATTTACCCCACCAAACTACCAGATGCATACCCCGGCTAATTCTACTGGGAAGCATGGCTCTGGTTCTCCTGCGAGTGGAGGCATTCATGGCTCCCCATTGGGAAAAGCTGCACCAGTAGGCCAATACAGCAGGAGGAAGAACATGCCGATGCCACCACATGAATATACATCTCAGCATGGACAAGGACGACATGGAGATGGTGTCAGTTTTAGTCATTCGGATGCCTATATTCGCGGACATGCTGGCTACTCTCAGCACTCATTACCTAGTTCTGGTCATTCTAGTTGGAGACCACAAATAACTTCCAGGAGTGGGTTTTCCATGGAGGCTTCTTCTAGTCATGGGCCTTCCCAAGCATATAGTTCACATAATGCTCCACCTTTGCCCTCATTTGACGCATTACCGGATACATCAGCTCCATCAACACTTGATCCTTCTGATTGGGATCCTAATTATAG TGATGAGTCACTATTGCAAGAAGACAATTCATTGTCAGCTGATTTAAGCAGCAACCTTCATcttagagatgcaactggtcaGCCAGGCGGATCTGCCAGATCAACCCGTGCCCAAAGCCACAACTTTGCAAGCTCAAACCCTTTACCGACAAGCCAAAG CTACGGAGCGGgtcaacaacttcactcaggctCCCATGGGAGGAGCACCCGTCCTACTGTTCCACTCAGTTACGGTGGTTTCAACCCTCCGAATTATCCTCAGCAAAGTCTCCGGGGTCGCCATGGACATCAATTTCTTCAACCGAGATACAACCAGCCAACTAACAGTCATATGCGGCCACCGATGGGGAGTCACCAAAGTGGGCAGCCTGCATGGCCTCCCTACGGCATGGGCGAGGGAGTGCCCTGGG GAGGAACAGGCGTGCATCCGTTTACGACGGGCGGGCTACCCTCGTCCCTTCCCAGAAAAGATTATGGGAGCATATTTTAG